In Pectobacterium aroidearum, the following are encoded in one genomic region:
- a CDS encoding N-acetyltransferase has product MLVRVEIPVDAAGIDSLLRRAFPTGAEADLVHQLREDGLLTLGVVATDDEGGVVGYAAFSPVLIEGEDRLWVALAPLAVDESLRRQGVGEKLVYEGLDALNEFSYTAVVVLGEPAYYSRFGFVPATEHQLHCRWPDSESAFQVYPLADNQVAGENSSEGENGFEQATGLVEYAEPFNRFL; this is encoded by the coding sequence ATGCTAGTTCGGGTGGAAATTCCCGTTGATGCCGCCGGGATCGACAGCTTATTGCGCCGCGCTTTTCCTACGGGTGCAGAAGCCGATCTGGTGCATCAACTGCGTGAAGACGGCTTATTGACGCTTGGCGTTGTAGCAACCGACGATGAAGGTGGAGTGGTGGGCTACGCGGCATTCAGCCCAGTGCTGATCGAAGGTGAGGATCGGCTGTGGGTGGCGCTTGCGCCGTTGGCGGTAGACGAAAGTCTGCGCCGGCAGGGCGTGGGGGAAAAGCTGGTCTACGAAGGCCTGGATGCGCTGAATGAATTTAGCTATACCGCCGTCGTTGTGCTGGGTGAGCCTGCTTACTATTCCCGCTTTGGTTTCGTTCCGGCTACAGAGCACCAGTTGCATTGCCGCTGGCCGGACAGTGAATCGGCGTTTCAGGTCTACCCGCTAGCGGATAATCAGGTTGCTGGTGAAAATTCATCTGAAGGCGAAAACGGATTTGAACAGGCGACCGGTCTGGTTGAATACGCCGAACCGTTTAACCGCTTTCTCTAA
- a CDS encoding SCP2 domain-containing protein, whose protein sequence is MLEKLRAQIVRQGPSLLGKPLKFTPFALQRQVLEQMLGWQFRQALEEGDLAFLESRWLKIEVRDVGLQWFMTLRDGRLVVSHDETPDVSFSADANDLILIAARKEDPDTLFFQRRLRIEGDTELGLYVKNLMDAIELEAMPAPLRIGLLQLANFVEAGLQEGVVQTANHAPVSC, encoded by the coding sequence GTGTTGGAAAAACTACGAGCGCAGATTGTGCGTCAGGGGCCGAGCTTATTAGGTAAGCCACTCAAGTTCACCCCCTTTGCGCTACAGCGTCAGGTTTTGGAACAGATGTTGGGCTGGCAGTTCCGTCAGGCGCTGGAGGAGGGCGATCTGGCATTTCTCGAAAGCCGCTGGCTGAAAATTGAGGTACGTGACGTCGGTTTGCAGTGGTTTATGACGCTGCGCGATGGCCGTCTGGTGGTGAGCCATGATGAAACGCCGGATGTCAGCTTTAGTGCGGACGCGAACGATCTGATTTTGATCGCCGCGCGTAAAGAAGATCCCGATACGCTCTTTTTCCAGCGTCGTCTGCGCATTGAAGGCGATACTGAGTTAGGTTTGTATGTGAAGAACCTGATGGACGCCATTGAGCTTGAAGCCATGCCTGCGCCGCTGCGTATCGGCCTGCTGCAATTGGCGAATTTTGTTGAAGCTGGTTTACAGGAGGGCGTGGTGCAAACAGCAAATCACGCGCCAGTATCATGCTAG